In Zingiber officinale cultivar Zhangliang chromosome 1A, Zo_v1.1, whole genome shotgun sequence, a genomic segment contains:
- the LOC122004133 gene encoding lipase 3-like, with the protein MASTKSFRHLLLLLAVALLSLFRRVVAATRRLLSFVSLRELLLHLSFLRCGLRPVMLDLGHASLHIWGPNPRRASRKPALLLIHGFGSNSKWQWERQIGALSCSFDLYIPDLLFFGRSRSSCADRSVGYQARCVAEAMRLLGVAWYSVMGINYGGFVAFCLAEMEAESVERVAILTAGICMSPEQLRVMSAKEKRDVCELLLPQKADDLRALVSWSMYRPPQVLHKVKALHIF; encoded by the coding sequence ATGGCATCCACAAAATCCTTTCGCCACCTGCTTTTGCTCCTCGCCGTCgccctcctctccctcttccgcCGAGTCGTCGCCGCCACCCGACGCCTGCTCTCCTTCGTCTCCCTGCGCGAGTTGCTGCTCCACCTCTCCTTCCTCCGCTGCGGTCTCCGACCCGTCATGCTCGACCTCGGCCACGCGTCGCTGCACATCTGGGGCCCCAACCCCCGCCGCGCCAGCCGGAAGCCTGCCCTCCTCCTCATTCACGGCTTCGGCAGCAACTCAAAGTGGCAATGGGAGCGCCAGATCGGGGCCCTATCCTGCTCCTTCGATCTCTATATCCCGGACCTCCTCTTCTTCGGCAGATCCCGTTCCTCCTGCGCCGACCGTTCCGTGGGCTACCAGGCGCGGTGCGTCGCGGAGGCGATGCGCCTCCTCGGGGTCGCCTGGTACTCCGTGATGGGGATCAACTACGGCGGGTTCGTGGCGTTCTGCCTGGCGGAGATGGAGGCGGAGTCGGTGGAGCGTGTGGCGATTCTCACCGCTGGAATCTGTATGTCGCCGGAGCAGTTGAGGGTGATGTCTGCAAAAGAGAAGAGAGACGTGTGCGAGCTGCTGTTGCCGCAGAAGGCGGACGATCTGAGGGCCCTCGTCAGCTGGTCCATGTACCGCCCCCCTCAAGTGCTTCACAAAGTTAAAGCACTTCACATTTTCTAA